One segment of Meriones unguiculatus strain TT.TT164.6M chromosome X, Bangor_MerUng_6.1, whole genome shotgun sequence DNA contains the following:
- the LOC132649975 gene encoding mortality factor 4-like protein 2, producing MPQVPESRLLTLVDNNLLKKTTLRKQFEATCREKAPSGSVRKTSKSKQKTPGNGDGGSSSKMPQPPRKKRARAVATVESEEALKKRVDVEVEVKIPEELKPWLVEDWDLVTRQNLLFQLPAKENVDAILEEYANCAKSHGRADNKEYAVDEVVGGIKKYFNVMLGTQLLYEFERPQYAEILLAHPDVPVSHIYGAPHLLRLFVRIGAMLAYKPLGEKRAVLANTPFDEHSLPLLLGYLHDFLKYLAKNSASLFTASDYKVASAEYHLKAL from the exons ATGCCTCAAG TTCCGGAAAGCAGGCTTCTCACACTTGTGGACAACAATCTGCTGAAGAAGACAACTCTAAGAAAGCAATTCGAAGCAACATGCAGAGAA AAGGCCCCTTCTGGTTCTGTGCGGAAGACAAGCAAGAGCAAGCAGAAGACTCCTGGCAATGGagatggtggcagcagcagcaaaatgCCCCAGCCCCCACGGAAGAAAAGGGCACGAGCTGTTGCCACTGTGGAGAGTGAGGAGGCGTTGAAGAAGAGAGTggatgtggaagtggaagtgaagatTCCTGAAGAATTAAAACCATGGCTGGTGGAGGACTGGGACTTGGTCACTAGGCAGAACCTGTTGTTCCAACTCCCTGCTAAAGAGAATGTAGATGCCATTCTTGAGGAGTATGCCAATTGTGCGAAGTCACACGGAAGGGCTGATAATAAGGAGTATGCAGTTGATGAAGTTGTGGGGGGGATAAAAAAGTATTTCAATGTgatgctgggcactcagctgcTCTACGAGTTTGAAAGGCCCCAGTATGCTGAGATCCTGCTGGCTCACCCTGATGTGCCAGTGTCACACATCTATGGGGCACCACACCTACTGAGATTATTTGTGAGAATCGGCGCAATGTTGGCCTATAAGCCCCTTGGTGAGAAGAGGGCAGTGTTGGCCAATACACCCTTCGATGAGCATAGCCTTCCATTACTGCTGGGctatttgcatgatttccttaagtATCTGGCAAAGAATTCTGCTTCGCTGTTTACTGCCAGTGATTACAAAGTGGCTTCTGCTGAGTATCACCTCAAAGCCCTGTGA